A part of Methanomassiliicoccales archaeon genomic DNA contains:
- a CDS encoding twitching motility protein PilT has protein sequence MHRVVLDTNALLMPFEFNFNLDLGLRELLGECEVYVPGPVLGELKRSKNKHAKAALSLASKYKVYEMGTQGDAGVLQAAKELGAYVLTNDFPLQKKLRKEGIKVIYLRSKNHLTIDEI, from the coding sequence ATGCACCGTGTTGTGCTCGACACCAACGCCCTCCTCATGCCTTTCGAGTTCAACTTCAACTTGGATCTGGGGCTTAGGGAACTGCTGGGAGAATGCGAGGTCTATGTCCCTGGTCCGGTGTTAGGGGAGCTTAAAAGGTCCAAGAACAAGCATGCGAAGGCAGCACTGTCCTTGGCAAGCAAATACAAGGTCTACGAGATGGGGACGCAAGGGGATGCCGGTGTGCTCCAGGCGGCCAAAGAGCTCGGGGCCTATGTGCTGACGAACGATTTCCCTTTGCAGAAAAAACTTAGGAAGGAGGGGATCAAGGTCATCTATCTCCGCTCGAAGAACCATCTTACCATTGATGAAATCTAG
- a CDS encoding DUF2099 family protein, translated as MGRHVIEAMGKTRVVIVDGKVVEVGEPLIKYCPLFHKHRGIKEITPEVVRSNIEFRIRDFGMCAPHRKMRMRDFLSFGVSELLGMAVSQGMLDCAVIACDGAGTVIIDDPEMIQGIGGRISGIVETSIIPEIVNAVGAERVLDPLNGKIDMFLGALKAQAMGYRRIGVTVASALDAERIRNELGPSAVIFAVHTTSMSGEDARSLFEHCDVVTACASRAVREEAARHDVIKVGNKVPVYAVTDIGKELVRARLEQIKAQPVEGPEDPPRPCV; from the coding sequence ATGGGAAGGCACGTGATAGAGGCCATGGGCAAGACAAGGGTCGTCATCGTCGACGGGAAGGTCGTAGAGGTCGGGGAGCCTTTGATCAAGTATTGCCCGCTCTTCCATAAACATAGGGGCATCAAGGAGATCACACCAGAGGTCGTGCGCAGCAACATCGAGTTCAGGATCAGGGACTTTGGGATGTGCGCCCCCCATCGCAAGATGAGGATGAGGGACTTTCTCTCGTTCGGGGTCTCCGAGCTCCTCGGGATGGCCGTATCGCAAGGGATGTTGGACTGCGCGGTCATAGCCTGCGATGGAGCAGGGACTGTGATCATTGATGACCCTGAGATGATCCAGGGGATAGGGGGCAGGATATCGGGGATCGTTGAGACGTCCATCATCCCCGAGATCGTCAATGCTGTCGGGGCGGAAAGGGTCTTGGACCCCCTCAATGGAAAGATCGACATGTTCTTGGGCGCCCTCAAGGCCCAGGCGATGGGCTATCGTAGGATAGGGGTGACCGTCGCCTCGGCCCTCGACGCAGAGAGGATACGAAATGAGCTTGGCCCAAGTGCCGTCATTTTCGCGGTCCACACGACGTCGATGTCCGGAGAGGATGCCAGGTCCCTCTTCGAACATTGTGACGTGGTCACTGCTTGCGCATCCAGGGCGGTAAGGGAGGAGGCAGCCCGTCACGACGTGATAAAGGTCGGGAACAAGGTCCCTGTGTATGCTGTCACAGACATCGGAAAGGAACTGGTGAGGGCGAGGCTGGAACAGATCAAAGCTCAGCCGGTCGAAGGTCCAGAGGACCCGCCGAGGCCATGCGTCTAG
- a CDS encoding MtaA/CmuA family methyltransferase, translated as MTFNERSRLFAVLNGHEVDRPPCASPLQTGTVELMRSADAYWPRAHNDPKAMARLSKAAHGCAGIESVRVPFDVTVDASAFGAEIGMATVDRQPAVLNARFPILEGLLTVEIPSPRASGRAPVMARSVRILASDRSLKDVPRICGVTGPFMLVCQLHGVEKTIMEVLKDPDGLRNAVMRVTEWTETFIEELVSSGAEIITLIDATTSGDLLSPEQYRSIAMECHRSIAQKTGSLGAYPILHVCGDISASLDLMSSCGFNGISVDQCMSISSVKRILRGRAACIGNIGPVSPLLMNGPPEVAARTIEAIENGTDVVAPGCGFAPRTPLSNMLAMVHATIRSAHPSSPM; from the coding sequence ATGACGTTCAACGAGAGGTCCAGGCTGTTTGCGGTATTGAACGGCCACGAGGTCGACAGGCCACCATGTGCATCCCCCCTACAGACGGGCACGGTCGAACTGATGCGGTCGGCAGATGCCTATTGGCCGAGGGCGCACAACGACCCCAAGGCCATGGCCAGACTGTCAAAGGCAGCCCATGGATGCGCAGGCATCGAGAGCGTCAGGGTACCTTTTGACGTGACGGTGGACGCATCTGCGTTCGGGGCCGAGATAGGCATGGCGACCGTGGACCGCCAGCCAGCGGTCCTAAATGCTAGATTTCCCATCTTGGAAGGGCTCCTGACCGTTGAGATCCCGTCCCCTAGAGCTTCAGGCAGAGCCCCTGTAATGGCCCGCTCGGTCAGGATATTGGCCTCAGACCGCTCCCTCAAGGACGTCCCTCGGATATGCGGGGTCACCGGTCCTTTCATGTTGGTGTGCCAGCTTCATGGCGTCGAGAAGACCATCATGGAGGTCTTGAAAGATCCAGACGGTCTCCGCAATGCCGTGATGAGGGTGACAGAGTGGACCGAGACGTTCATCGAGGAGCTCGTGTCGTCCGGCGCGGAGATCATCACGCTGATCGATGCTACCACCAGTGGCGACCTCCTATCTCCAGAGCAGTATCGCTCCATCGCAATGGAATGCCACAGGTCCATAGCTCAGAAGACCGGTTCATTGGGGGCATACCCCATCCTGCATGTATGCGGGGATATTTCTGCGAGCCTTGACCTCATGTCCTCATGCGGTTTCAATGGGATCAGCGTGGACCAGTGCATGAGCATATCTTCCGTCAAGAGAATTCTCAGGGGAAGAGCTGCATGTATAGGCAATATAGGGCCTGTATCGCCCCTCCTGATGAACGGGCCGCCCGAGGTCGCAGCAAGAACGATCGAAGCGATCGAGAATGGGACTGATGTGGTCGCACCAGGCTGCGGCTTTGCTCCAAGGACCCCCTTGTCTAACATGCTGGCCATGGTCCATGCCACGATCAGGTCAGCACATCCTTCCTCGCCAATGTGA
- a CDS encoding DUF120 domain-containing protein: MSDVAQSEGDEKFILALRRIALMGGMHDYVVISSRELGEMLKMSQQSASKRILELLDAGLISRDLGARRQRIKLTQNGVDLLRKEYSEYQRIFEMRDEIAIKGIVITGMGEGQYYVTQPGYIEQFTEKLGFTPYEGTLNVKVPASELHKVQTVKKAKPIIVKGFERNGRTFGDVECHKATIQNVECAVVMPSRSHYDDVLEILCKYHLRRTLGLNDGSEVEVRVSLV, from the coding sequence ATGTCCGATGTCGCGCAGTCAGAGGGCGATGAGAAGTTCATCCTGGCCCTTAGGCGAATAGCGTTGATGGGAGGGATGCATGACTATGTCGTCATATCCTCGAGGGAACTCGGCGAGATGCTCAAGATGAGCCAACAGTCAGCGTCAAAGAGGATATTGGAGCTCCTCGACGCCGGCCTCATAAGCAGGGACCTGGGCGCAAGGCGTCAAAGGATAAAGCTCACCCAGAATGGAGTGGACCTACTGAGGAAGGAATACAGCGAATATCAGCGTATCTTCGAGATGAGGGACGAGATAGCGATAAAGGGGATCGTCATCACAGGCATGGGCGAGGGTCAGTACTATGTCACCCAGCCTGGTTATATCGAGCAGTTCACTGAGAAACTGGGCTTCACGCCCTATGAGGGGACTTTGAACGTCAAGGTCCCCGCCAGCGAACTTCATAAGGTCCAGACCGTGAAAAAGGCGAAGCCAATAATCGTAAAAGGGTTCGAGCGCAACGGCCGTACCTTCGGTGATGTCGAATGCCATAAGGCCACCATACAGAATGTCGAATGTGCGGTCGTCATGCCGTCAAGGTCGCACTACGATGACGTCCTGGAGATACTATGTAAATACCATCTCAGGAGGACGTTGGGCCTCAATGATGGAAGCGAGGTCGAGGTAAGGGTCAGCCTGGTATGA
- the purQ gene encoding phosphoribosylformylglycinamidine synthase subunit PurQ has translation MKNEEIKVCVLRIEGTNCEEEMYQAFKELGTSPEKVHLKQLIGRCPRNMGRTLEDYHLLALPGGFSAGDYVRAGAIFAARMKSELANELRTFVEKERPVLGVCNGFQILVELGLLPAFDGVMSERPEAALYTNSSGRFECMPTMLKHENRGKCIFSHGIGKGKIMMVPCAHGEGKLMFSKEKERRSLERLEENDQVVFRYVDEEGRYAGYPWCPNGSLSNIAGICNPIGNVMGMMPHPERVMFRYTHPDFMRTGENPNGAGDGRAVFESVVEAIKKRG, from the coding sequence ATGAAGAACGAGGAGATCAAGGTCTGTGTGCTCAGGATCGAGGGGACCAATTGTGAAGAGGAGATGTACCAGGCGTTCAAAGAGCTCGGCACCTCGCCTGAGAAGGTCCACCTGAAACAGCTCATCGGAAGGTGCCCTCGTAATATGGGGAGGACTCTGGAGGACTACCATCTGCTGGCCCTTCCGGGCGGCTTCTCCGCTGGCGATTACGTCCGTGCCGGGGCTATCTTCGCGGCGAGGATGAAGAGCGAGCTGGCAAATGAGCTCAGGACGTTCGTGGAGAAAGAGAGGCCCGTACTAGGTGTATGCAACGGCTTCCAGATATTGGTCGAACTGGGGCTCCTTCCGGCGTTCGATGGGGTGATGTCTGAGCGACCTGAGGCGGCGCTCTACACCAACTCATCTGGAAGGTTCGAATGCATGCCTACCATGCTCAAGCATGAGAACAGAGGGAAGTGCATATTCAGTCACGGTATTGGAAAAGGAAAGATTATGATGGTCCCTTGCGCACATGGCGAGGGCAAGCTCATGTTCTCCAAAGAGAAAGAGCGGAGGTCGCTTGAAAGGCTCGAGGAGAACGATCAGGTCGTGTTCCGATATGTTGACGAGGAAGGACGATATGCTGGATATCCTTGGTGCCCGAACGGTTCCCTGTCGAACATAGCAGGGATATGCAACCCTATCGGGAACGTCATGGGCATGATGCCTCACCCAGAGAGGGTCATGTTCAGATACACCCATCCCGATTTCATGAGGACCGGAGAGAACCCTAATGGTGCTGGTGACGGCAGGGCGGTCTTCGAGTCGGTGGTCGAGGCCATAAAGAAGAGAGGTTGA